The stretch of DNA ttgaAGTCCACTTGATAGAGTTGTGAGCGTTAAATGCATGAACACAAGCGAAGTGCTTAGAATGGAGCCTGAGACAGCGAGCCGGGCAGCTCCTGTCCTTCACCCTGCTCCACGGCGTTGGAGGGCCCAGCCTTCCCCGACCTTACATCCTCGCCCCTCCAGGGCCTTCTCGGGCTCCCGGCCCTTCCGCGAAGCTCGGGCTCCAGGCGCCCGCCCGCCCTCAGCCGCACATTTGGAGCAGATGCGCTCCCTAGTGGCTGCGGCGCGAACAGCACCGCCTCCCGCCTAGCGGGTCCTTCTGTCTCGGGCCGGCCTCAGCGGGGTCTTTCTGAGACGCTCTCTAATACTGGGTAAGGCCATCTACTTCCCAGGGGTGAGGATCAAGTGAGCTGAGTCCTATAAACCGCCCGGCACTGGATCAGGCCCACGGAGGTCCTGGAAGAGCATCGGTGGCTTCTCCATGGGAACAGGACTCCCTGGCTCTTACCGCCCCGGATCTCGACTTCAGCGAAGGTCTGGGCCACCAGCATGACGGTGTTGAGGCAGACAACGAAGAAGATGAAAGTTTCAAAGGCCAAGGATTGGGTCAGGTTCCGGATCATTTCCCGGAAGCCCTGAATGAGGAAGGTTAGCTTTTCCCACAGCCACTGGAAGAGATTGGTAGAGTGTCCCTTCTTGCGGGTCCGCTGGAGCCGGCCGGCTGAAAGGAACAGGGCCAGAAAGTCAAGTGTGTGCAAGAGGGGACACGAGGTCCCAGGCACCCCCCAGCCTGGCTCAGCGTCCATGGTCACTCCTGCCTGCTTGCTggccctctgcctcccgggttcaagcaactcttgtgcctcagcctcccaagtagctgggactgcaggtgcctgccaccacgcccggctaatttttgtatttttggtagaaacagggtttcaacatgttggccaggctggtctcgaactcctggcctccagggctTCCACCACGTAGATGCAGAAGAATATGGAGTCCAAGGCCATGAAGTACCACTCTGCAGGGACACAGGGGTGCGCTCAGGGCTGTCCCCAGCACCCAGTGCCCTCTCTCTCCTCAGCATGAGCCTCACACAAGCCCGGATTCCCAGGCTCTCTCCAGCTCTGGGTAAGCAGCTGCGCGACTTCACTACTGCTCTATGTCTCAGTTTTGTTGtctttaaaatgggcataattGTGGCCAGaagcaatggctcacacctgtaatcccagcactttgggaggttgaggcaggcggatcactggaggccaggagtttgagaccagcctggccagcaaatCCCCAACAGGCTGGTCCTGTGCCTTCTGTGGCAGGGGCCAGCCTGTTGGGGATTTGGAGTTGGCTTCTGGGGATCCTGAGGGCTCCCACTCCTATGCCTCCATGCCTTTCTTTGCTCACGTGGCAACTTACATATGGAAAACCCACCCTCCTCATCATCCCATCCTCTTGGTAAACTTATCCTCTCCCTTTCAGGTCCTGATGAAATGTTCCCTCCTCTGGGCTGCCTTTCCTGTCCCCATTTAATAACACACTTGCCCCTCTCTGCTTGTTCCTGAGACTGTTGtcatattttgtttgttgttgttgttgttttctgagatggagtctcgctctgttgcccaggctggagtgcagtatcgtgatctcggctcactacaacctccgcctcccagcttcaagagattctcctgcctcaccctcctgtgtagccaggattacaggcacgcaccaccacacccggctaatttttgtatttttttggtagagacagggttttgccatattggccaggctggtctccaactcctgacctcaagcaatctacctaccttggactcccaaaatgttaggattacagatgtgagccatcgcacccagcctatttgttttttttttttttttttttttttcctacggagtcttgcactgtcaccccggccggagtgcagtggcacgatctcggctcactgcaacctctgcctcctgggttcaagcgattctcctgcctcagcctcccaagtagctgggattacaggggtgcaccaccacgcccagctaatttttgtatttttttggtaaagacgggatctcgccatgttggccaggctggtcttgaactcctgacctcaagcgatccacccacctcggcctcccaaagtgctgagattacaggcgtgagtcaccgcgcctggcctgttgtcATGTTTATTGAACTACTAGGAAGAAAGTTTGGTGGCGTATGAGCTAAAGGCCATGGTCCCTCCTTGCCCTCCAATAAGGCCCTCATTCAGGCATTAGTTCCTAATCTCTGTTCTCAAGCAGCTCACAGGTGAGTGGGAGAAATCTGGACAGATAGAATCCACCATGGTAAATGTTCTGAGGGCAGGCCCCGAGCACAGGATGATCTGTGGTCAGCTAAGTGACCACTCCTAGTTTTGGGCCCCTCGAGGGCAGCGACTGTGTTGAATTTTTCCCCATGCTGCCATGGCCCAGGCAGGCCACACACCCACATTGGATGAGTATCAATGTTTGACTGGTAGACATATGAATAAATAAGGCAGTGACTGAATGAACAAACACCTCATGGCCTAAAGAGGTACATAATTCAAGGAATAAAAGATGGGACCATGAACAGTCAGGAGAGTGAATAGCCAGTGGGGGACCTGTGCAGGAGGGTCGGGCCTTACGATCTGCGGAAGGACAGTGCGGGGCCGAGATCAGGTCTGGATCCTGCGCCAGGCAGCAGGAGTTGGCATGGGGGGCCCAGCAAAGACTCACTTTTGCGTTTCTGAAATTGCCCTTCTTCTTTGCCCCAGTCTTCTGAATGTTTGGTGGAGATATCCTGGGTATGGACTTTTTTGGACATCTGGGTGACACGTGAGCGGATTGTGCTGGAGGACCGAGTCATGCTGTGAGCCGAGCCCCGTGGGTGTGCTACGTGATAGGGGAAGACTCCTGTACGAGAAGCAGCAGGGCCGGGGGCATCGTGAATCAGGCTCCGGGATGTGTGTGGGATAGAGAGTTGGGAAGTGCTCTGGACGTAGTCGCCATGGAGGTAACTGGAATGATACGCGCCGTGGTGGTCTTGGTGCTGATGGTAGTCTCGGTGCCGGTGGGTCTGGTGGTAGTGgtgctgtgtgtggtggggaTGGTCGCCATGGTGGTACTCACTGGGGTGGTGATCACCTTGGTGGTACTCGCTGTGATAGTCAGATATCCCACGCTGGTAGGACCCCACAGAGGAATGAGGGGAAATGGTCTCTCCGTGATGAGGAGACTTTCCATGCTGGTGGGCTTCATGATGACGGGACCTGCCATGGTGGTGGACTTGGTGATGGTGGGGCCAGCCACGGTGGGGGACTTGGTGATGCTGGGACTCATCGTGTTGGAGCCCGCTAAGGTGGGAAGCCTCGCTGTGGTGGAAGGACTCACTGTAGGGATTGGGTCCATGGGGGAGGTAGGACCCACCATGGTGGGAAGCCTCACCGTGGTGGGGCACGCCAGAGGAATAGTGGGATAAATTCTCACCGAGATATTGGGGTCTGCCATGGTGAGACCCCCTATGGTAATGGGAGTCACTCTGCTGATGGAACCCAC from Homo sapiens chromosome 11, GRCh38.p14 Primary Assembly encodes:
- the CATSPER1 gene encoding cation channel sperm-associated protein 1 isoform X2 translates to MDQNSVPEKAQNEADTNNADRFFRSHSSPPHHRPGHSRALHHYELHHHGVPHQRGESHHPPEFQDFHDQALSSHVHQSHHHSEARNHGRAHGPTGFGLAPSQGAVPSHRSYGEDYHDELQRDGRRHHDGSQYGGFHQQSDSHYHRGSHHGRPQYLGENLSHYSSGVPHHGEASHHGGSYLPHGPNPYSESFHHSEASHLSGLQHDESQHHQVPHRGWPHHHQVHHHGRSRHHEAHQHGKSPHHGETISPHSSVGSYQRGISDYHSEYHQGDHHPSEYHHGDHPHHTQHHYHQTHRHRDYHQHQDHHGAYHSSYLHGDYVQSTSQLSIPHTSRSLIHDAPGPAASRTGVFPYHVAHPRGSAHSMTRSSSTIRSRVTQMSKKVHTQDISTKHSEDWGKEEGQFQKRKTGRLQRTRKKGHSTNLFQWLWEKLTFLIQGFREMIRNLTQSLAFETFIFFVVCLNTVMLVAQTFAEVEIRGEWYFMALDSIFFCIYVVEALLKIIALGLSYFFDFWNNLDPLLRHLPPKPLPDPQGLQEPAGPEGNPGPAEAQLPDQRPGSDRDPGPVLAVHRSHPHPHVYLPLPLLRGPPGTVPQI